A portion of the Lolium rigidum isolate FL_2022 chromosome 1, APGP_CSIRO_Lrig_0.1, whole genome shotgun sequence genome contains these proteins:
- the LOC124684047 gene encoding B-box zinc finger protein 23-like, with the protein MRVQCDVCGVEPAAVLCCADEAALCSPCNRRVHRANKLAGKHRRITLLQPSSATEDAGPLCDVCKERRGVVFCVEDRAILCADCDEPIHSANELTAKHSRFLLVGTKLSAEPVDQEIPCPDGSSDEHDDSSAAEVNTPAVLEVEASHGKGGAEVGHDSSSISDYLTNICPGWRVEDILLDDAAFAAAAAKQKGRDEQVPFLDADLFDVVSGGRPGKRGGAWAPHVPQTPAPPAWGFEEVPFTMVAPPTAKAKQGHVKDWYHSDSDSDVFSVPEISPPPPAKRARASSFWCL; encoded by the exons ATGCGTGTGCAGTGCGACGTCTGCGGCGTCGAGCCGGCCGCAGTGCTCTGCTGCGCCGACGAGGCCGCGCTCTGCTCCCCCTGCAACCGCCGCGTCCACCGCGCCAACAAGctcgccggcaagcaccgccgcATCACCCTACTCCAACCCTCCTCCGCCACCGAAGACGCCGGTCCGCTCTGCGATGTCTGCAAG GAGCGGAGGGGCGTCGTGTTCTGCGTGGAGGACCGGGCCATCCTGTGCGCCGACTGCGACGAGCCCATCCACAGCGCCAACGAGCTCACCGCCAAGCACAgccgcttcctcctcgtcgggaCCAAGCTCTCCGCCGAGCCCGTGGACCAGGAGATCCCCTGCCCCGACGGAAGCTCCGACGAGCATGACGACTCCTCGGCCGCCGAGGTCAACACCCCCGCGGTTCTTGAAGTTGAAGCCAGCCACGGCAAAGGAGGAGCAGAGGTAGGACACGACAGCAGCAGCATCTCGGACTACCTCACCAACATCTGCCCCGGCTGGCGCGTCGAGGACATCCTCCTCGACGacgccgccttcgccgccgccgccgcc AAACAGAAGGGCCGCGACGAGCAGGTGCCGTTCCTGGACGCTGACCTGTTCGACGTGGTATCCGGCGGGCGGCCTGGGAAGCGCGGCGGCGCGTGGGCGCCGCACGTGCCGCAgacgccggcgccgccagcgTGGGGCTTCGAGGAGGTGCCGTTCACTATGGTGGCCCCGCCGACGGCCAAGGCCAAGCAGGGGCACGTGAAGGATTGGTACCACAGCGACAGCGACAGCGACGTGTTCTCCGTGCCGGAGatctcgccaccgccgccggccaagAGGGCGCGCGCTTCGTCGTTCTGGTGCCTGTGA